A window of the Cannabis sativa cultivar Pink pepper isolate KNU-18-1 chromosome X, ASM2916894v1, whole genome shotgun sequence genome harbors these coding sequences:
- the LOC133032310 gene encoding subtilisin-like protease SBT1.6 yields MLTTSPTSLHFTRTSHQVPTMAPPLTFISFLCLCSIFVAKTLSFSSDQTPKTFIFRVDSHSKPSVFPTHYHWYSSEFAEAPQILHTYDTVFHGFSAVLSPDQVASVSRHPSVLAVFEDKRRQLHTTRSPQFLGLRNQRGLWSESDYGSDVIVGVFDTGIWPERRSFSDLNLGPIPSRWKGTCEAGVRFTAKNCNRKLIGARFFAKGHEAAGNIGGPVSGVNNTVEFRSPRDADGHGTHTASTAAGRYAFEASMAGYASGIAKGVAPKARLAVYKVCWKDSGCFDSDILAAFDAAVNDGVDVISISIGGGDGISSPYYLDPIAIGAYGAASKGVFVSSSAGNDGPNGMSVTNVAPWMTSVGAGTIDRNFPAVIVLGNGRKLSGVSLYAGAPLKGKMYPLVYPGKSGMLPASLCMESSLDPNLVKGKIVICDRGSSPRVAKGMVVKKAGGVGMILANGISHGEGLVGDAHLLPACAVGSDEGNAVKAYVSSTSNATATIDFHGTVIGIKPAPIVASFSGRGPNTLNPEILKPDLIAPGVNILAAWTDAVGPTGLDTDTRKTEFNILSGTSMACPHVSGAAALLKSAHPDWSPAAIRSALMTTASTVDNRNQPMTDEATGKPSTAYDLGAGHINLDRAMDPGLVYDISNNDYVNFLCSIGYGPKVIQVITRTPVRCPAKRPLSENLNYPSMAVLFSTTTKGRPSKMFIRTVTNVGVPNSVYRVSVEAPKGITVVVKPAKLVFTEAVKKRSFVVTVSADSRNLVLGDSGAAFGSLSWTDGKHVVRSPIVVTEVTPL; encoded by the coding sequence atgCTCACTACTTCACCCACTTCACTTCACTTCACTCGCACCAGTCACCAAGTTCCAACCATGGCTCCTCCACTCACATTTATCTCCTTCCTTTGTCTTTGCTCAATTTTTGTGGCTAAAACGCTGTCGTTTTCAAGCGATCAGACGCCCAAGACTTTCATTTTCCGAGTGGATAGTCATTCTAAGCCGTCAGTATTTCCTACCCATTATCACTGGTACTCCTCCGAGTTCGCCGAAGCACCTCAAATCCTCCACACATACGACACCGTTTTCCACGGCTTCTCCGCTGTTCTCAGCCCTGACCAAGTTGCTTCTGTCAGTCGCCACCCTTCTGTCCTCGCAGTCTTCGAGGATAAACGCCGTCAGCTCCACACCACTCGTTCCCCCCAATTTCTTGGCCTGAGAAATCAGAGGGGTCTTTGGTCCGAATCCGATTACGGTTCAGATGTTATTGTTGGCGTGTTCGATACCGGAATCTGGCCCGAAAGAAGGAGCTTCTCGGATTTGAATCTGGGTCCGATCCCAAGTCGATGGAAGGGTACTTGTGAGGCCGGAGTGAGATTCACTGCCAAGAATTGTAACCGGAAGCTGATTGGTGCTAGATTCTTTGCGAAAGGTCATGAGGCGGCAGGAAATATTGGCGGCCCGGTTAGTGGGGTGAATAACACGGTTGAGTTCCGGTCACCAAGGGACGCCGATGGGCATGGGACACACACGGCGTCGACGGCGGCGGGAAGGTACGCGTTCGAGGCTAGCATGGCTGGCTATGCTTCTGGAATAGCCAAAGGAGTGGCTCCGAAAGCTCGATTGGCGGTGTACAAGGTTTGCTGGAAAGATTCCGGTTGCTTCGACTCCGATATTTTGGCAGCTTTCGACGCTGCCGTCAATGATGGCGTTGATGTTATCTCTATATCGATCGGTGGCGGTGATGGAATTTCTTCCCCGTATTATCTCGATCCAATTGCAATTGGAGCTTACGGAGCTGCTTCTAAAGGGGTCTTCGTGTCGTCCTCAGCTGGAAACGATGGACCCAATGGAATGTCAGTTACTAACGTGGCACCATGGATGACCTCAGTCGGAGCAGGAACCATAGACAGGAATTTCCCAGCTGTGATCGTTCTTGGCAACGGGAGGAAACTTTCCGGCGTTTCTCTTTATGCGGGAGCGCCATTAAAGGGTAAAATGTACCCTCTGGTTTACCCTGGTAAATCGGGTATGCTCCCAGCTTCGCTGTGCATGGAGAGTTCGCTGGATCCCAACTTGGTGAAGGGGAAAATCGTTATCTGTGATCGCGGAAGTAGCCCTAGAGTTGCTAAAGGCATGGTGGTGAAGAAGGCTGGAGGTGTGGGTATGATCTTAGCCAACGGAATTTCCCACGGCGAGGGATTAGTCGGCGATGCTCATCTTCTTCCTGCTTGTGCTGTCGGCTCTGATGAGGGAAACGCCGTCAAAGCTTATGTATCGTCCACGTCTAATGCCACAGCCACCATTGATTTCCACGGAACTGTGATCGGAATTAAACCTGCTCCGATTGTGGCTTCCTTTTCTGGGAGAGGACCCAATACTTTGAACCCAGAAATCCTCAAGCCGGACTTGATAGCGCCGGGTGTTAACATTCTCGCCGCTTGGACTGACGCAGTCGGGCCTACTGGGTTGGACACTGATACCCGAAAAACGGAGTTCAACATTCTGTCAGGAACCTCAATGGCTTGCCCTCATGTGAGTGGAGCAGCAGCTTTGCTGAAATCTGCTCACCCAGATTGGAGCCCAGCTGCCATTAGATCGGCTTTGATGACAACTGCTAGTACAGTCGATAACCGAAACCAACCCATGACCGATGAAGCCACAGGAAAACCCTCCACGGCTTACGATCTCGGAGCTGGGCATATCAATCTAGATCGAGCTATGGATCCGGGTCTAGTGTACGACATCTCAAACAATGACTACGTAAACTTCTTATGCTCAATCGGTTATGGACCAAAAGTGATTCAGGTAATCACTAGGACCCCAGTAAGGTGCCCGGCGAAGAGGCCGTTGTCTGAGAACCTTAATTACCCTTCGATGGCAGTGTTGTTTTCGACAACAACGAAAGGCAGGCCAAGCAAGATGTTTATCCGAACGGTGACAAATGTCGGGGTTCCCAATTCTGTGTACAGGGTTAGTGTCGAGGCTCCCAAGGGAATCACGGTGGTAGTGAAGCCGGCGAAGCTGGTGTTCACGGAGGCCGTGAAGAAACGGAGCTTCGTGGTGACTGTTTCAGCCGACAGTCGGAATCTAGTATTGGGAGACTCAGGTGCAGCTTTTGGGTCTCTCTCGTGGACCGATGGAAAGCATGTAGTTCGGAGCCCCATTGTCGTTACCGAAGTAACTCCATTGTAA